From Acidobacteriota bacterium, one genomic window encodes:
- a CDS encoding insulinase family protein, producing MKEEIRETRLSNGLTVLTDRMPGVRSATLGFFFRVGSRQEPAELNGISHFIEHTVFKGTERRSALEIAIEQDRLGGNLDAFTSHEETGFAIKVIDDQLPNAFDLIADILANPRFDEADLKSEQKVIIEEMKMVEDSPEEYLGELFSEAFFPEHPLGLNIAGTPKIVKSFNREITKKYHLDTYHAGNLVIAAAGNIDHDQIVGLAEKAFSSEVKPRASRDAHPPVVGAPILIKQNKNLEQAHMIIATPLVGAAHKSRYAADLLANIVGGGTSSRLWQKVREERGLAYSVGASAIMYQDCGMFSVFAGTSPEQVAEVVDLVIAEMRDVVKNGVTQDELDLAKQQTTASILLSLEDSAARAATLAQAEMIHGRQISLEESLGNLNAVLVDDIHALAQEYFKTKDVAFAALGDIPDLNIDRERLSI from the coding sequence ATGAAGGAAGAAATCAGGGAAACACGGCTCTCAAACGGACTTACAGTACTTACAGATCGAATGCCGGGAGTGCGCTCAGCTACTCTCGGTTTTTTCTTTCGCGTCGGCTCGAGGCAGGAACCCGCCGAGCTGAACGGCATTTCGCATTTTATCGAACACACCGTTTTTAAGGGCACAGAACGACGTTCGGCTCTGGAAATTGCGATCGAACAAGACCGGCTAGGCGGCAATCTCGACGCTTTTACCTCGCACGAGGAAACTGGTTTTGCGATCAAGGTTATTGATGACCAGTTGCCCAATGCATTCGACCTGATCGCCGATATTCTCGCCAACCCGAGGTTTGACGAAGCCGATCTTAAAAGTGAGCAAAAGGTGATCATCGAAGAGATGAAGATGGTCGAGGATTCGCCGGAGGAATATCTCGGTGAGCTTTTCAGCGAGGCCTTTTTTCCGGAACATCCGCTTGGGCTGAACATCGCCGGAACTCCGAAGATCGTCAAGAGTTTTAACCGCGAGATCACGAAGAAATATCATCTGGATACATATCATGCCGGCAATTTAGTCATTGCGGCAGCGGGAAATATTGATCACGATCAGATAGTCGGACTGGCGGAAAAGGCGTTTTCGTCTGAAGTAAAACCACGGGCGAGCAGGGATGCTCACCCTCCAGTGGTTGGAGCCCCGATCTTGATCAAGCAAAACAAGAATCTCGAACAAGCGCACATGATAATTGCAACTCCGCTCGTAGGAGCGGCGCACAAGAGCCGTTATGCAGCGGATCTGCTAGCGAATATCGTTGGCGGAGGAACTTCGAGCCGGCTGTGGCAGAAGGTGCGTGAGGAACGCGGGCTTGCTTACAGTGTCGGGGCGTCGGCGATAATGTATCAGGATTGCGGGATGTTCTCGGTCTTTGCGGGAACCTCGCCCGAACAAGTCGCAGAGGTCGTCGATCTGGTGATAGCGGAGATGCGGGATGTGGTAAAGAACGGCGTGACTCAGGACGAACTCGATCTCGCCAAACAGCAAACTACCGCGTCGATCCTACTCAGCCTTGAGGATTCCGCTGCGCGTGCCGCGACGCTTGCTCAGGCGGAGATGATCCACGGCCGCCAGATCTCATTGGAAGAGTCGCTCGGGAATCTTAACGCCGTTTTAGTCGACGATATCCACGCGCTTGCTCAAGAGTACTTTAAGACGAAAGATGTGGCGTTTGCGGCATTAGGAGATATCCCTGATCTAAATATCGACCGCGAACGTCTTTCGATCTAG
- a CDS encoding isocitrate dehydrogenase (NAD(+)) — protein sequence MAKHTITLIPGDGIGPEITAATVRVIEATGVDIEWETQILGAQALEKYGETLPQASIDAMRRTKVSLKGPIMTPVGKGFTSVNVGLRRALDLYANVRPVKALPNIECRYPELDLVIVRENTEGLYSGLEHIVVPGVVESLKIITEKASTRIAKYAFEYARDNGRKKVTAIHKANIMKLSDGLFLECFYKVAKDFPDIEADDKIIDNCCMQLVMRPEQFDVMVMENLYGDILSDLCAGLIGGLGLAPGANIGELGAVFEAVHGSAPDIAGQGIANPTALMLSAIQMLHYIGEKDAAQKFETALFDVFKEGKWITKDLGGNAKTNEFARAIEEKIKA from the coding sequence TGGCAAAACACACTATTACACTTATTCCGGGCGACGGCATTGGGCCGGAGATCACGGCGGCGACGGTTCGCGTTATTGAGGCGACTGGCGTTGATATCGAATGGGAAACACAGATCCTCGGTGCTCAGGCACTTGAGAAATACGGCGAAACGCTGCCTCAGGCATCGATCGACGCGATGCGGCGCACGAAGGTATCGCTAAAAGGTCCGATCATGACACCGGTCGGCAAGGGCTTTACCTCGGTCAACGTTGGGCTGCGGCGTGCGCTTGATCTTTACGCAAATGTTCGTCCGGTCAAGGCTCTGCCGAATATCGAATGCCGCTATCCTGAGCTTGACCTTGTCATCGTCCGCGAAAATACCGAGGGGCTATATTCCGGTCTCGAACACATCGTCGTGCCCGGCGTGGTCGAATCGCTTAAGATCATCACCGAAAAAGCGTCGACACGAATTGCGAAATACGCATTTGAATACGCACGTGACAATGGCCGAAAGAAGGTTACCGCGATTCACAAAGCCAACATCATGAAGCTCTCGGACGGTCTCTTCCTCGAGTGTTTTTACAAGGTCGCAAAGGATTTTCCTGATATCGAGGCAGACGACAAGATCATCGACAACTGCTGTATGCAGCTCGTTATGCGGCCGGAGCAGTTTGACGTCATGGTCATGGAAAATCTCTACGGCGACATCCTCTCCGACCTGTGTGCGGGGCTGATCGGCGGTCTGGGCCTCGCTCCGGGCGCAAATATCGGCGAACTCGGAGCCGTTTTCGAGGCAGTTCACGGCTCGGCACCCGACATCGCGGGACAAGGTATTGCAAATCCAACGGCTCTGATGCTTTCGGCGATCCAAATGCTCCACTACATCGGCGAAAAAGACGCAGCCCAGAAATTTGAGACTGCTCTCTTCGATGTATTCAAAGAAGGAAAATGGATCACCAAAGACCTCGGCGGAAACGCAAAAACCAATGAATTCGCCCGGGCGATCGAAGAGAAGATAAAAGCCTGA